The Streptomyces sp. NBC_00659 genomic interval TGTAGTACGGGAAGTACCTGGACCCCGGAGCGCTCTTGGCCCCGATTCCACGGGCGAGCGGGGGGATGGTGACGTGCGGGACGGTGCACCAGATGACATGGCGAGCCGCGATCTGCCGTACTTGGGCGGCGATGTGCCTCAGCTCTTCCTTGAAGTGGCTGGGATCCCAGACCGTGTAGGCCTTCTTGCGCTCCAGGTCGTCGTATCCCTCACCACTCCACTCCACTTTGAGCTGGGTCACTGTCTGCAGGGCGTTGTTGGCGCCGAGGAAGACGATCAGGGTCTCGATTCCGTGGCCCCCTCCGTCGGGCCGGTCCTCACCGAGGCGGCGGGCCGCCGACAGCAGCGTCATGGTTCCGCCTCGGTCCACGCCGGCGGAGGGCAGGACCCGCAGTGCCGCGCGGTCACCGTTGTTCTCCACGGTCTGCCGCAGCAGGTTGTCGGTGGGCGTCGCGATGGCGTCCTGGCAGATCTTGGCGCTCTTTTCGAGGACGTCGCGCAGGTCCCAGCCGTACACGGCGAGATTGTGGTTGATGGCGTTGATCTGCGGGACGACGCTTCCCGGCCCGCGCTCCCAGTAGTCCTCGACCTCGTCCAGGAACCTGCGGGCGTGGAACAGGGCCAGCGGGACCTCCCACCAGTCCAGGTCCTTGCCGAAGCGCTCCTGAAGCTCCCTCAGCAGCAGTTCGATGTTGACGGGCAGCCCTCCGTACCCCGGGTACACGGGGAATCGGAAGTCGGTGCCGGATCCCAGTTCGTGAGCGATGATCGCCGGGTAGGACAGGTCGGTGTTGAAGACCGCTCCGCTCTGGAACCCGTGCGTGAGTGAGTCGCCGATCGTCACGAGCCGGTGGCGTGGCTCCTGTCCCTGATCCGGGTGACTGAACGGAATGCCCAGCGTGGGGTCCGTGACCGGTTCGCGCGGTGGTTGTCCCCTGCCCGCCAGGACCTCGGCCGGGATGTGAGCGTGCATCTGGTCGGCCATGGTGTTCTCCTCGGCCTGATGGTGGCGTTCCTGCGTGTGTCACTGCTCCGCGATGTGTTGTTCGAGCCAGCCGAGCAGGGCCGCGAATGCCGGGGACATGGCGGCTTCGGACTGGGTCAGGGCGGTCGAGCGCCCGCCGTCCTCCACCGTGACCGTGTAGCTCATCGCGTCCCTGGCCCGGCTCGGCCGGTCCTGCCCGGCCTCGGGGGCGGCCGCCGCCACCAGCCGGTCCAGCTCTCCCTCCGCGCTTTCGGGCAGGGCGTCGGTGTCCAGCACCTTGGGCGGAAGGCCCAGGCGGATCGCGGCCGCCTGGCCTCCCTGCGCTTCCCAGGTCACCCTCATCGGGCACACCCTTCAGGCCGACCGACCGGCACTCCTCGCCGTCGGGGGTCGGCCGCGTCAACAGCCGTCGGTCACTTGCTCTTCAGCGCGGTGACGTCCCTGGCCAGTCCCGTCACCTGGGCGGCCAGTGCGCCGATCTGGCGGCTCACGGTCGCCATTCCCTTGTCCCCGCCCGCGCCACCGTTCCGGTTGGCGGCGAGGCTTCGCGCCCGGGCGACGCCTGCCAGGATCCCGCTGATCTGGATGCCGACATCCTGCCAGGCGGCCAGTACGGACAATTGTTCGGTGCTGTCGTCGCCGAACAGTTCCGCGGCCTTCCGGTACGTGGTGTTCGCGAATTCCTGGAACTGAGTCTCGGTGTTGGAAGCCTTGAGCGATTCGAACCAGATGAGGCCGGGAGCCTCCCAGGCGAATCCTCCGATGCGCGACGCCGTCAGGAAGAACGCCTTGTTCGGGATGCCGGAGTTGACGTGCACCCCGCCGAGGTCGCCCTTCTCGGTGTCCGGCAGTCTGACGAAGTCTTCCATGTGGTCGGGTTGGGGGTCCCTGCCGAACAGGGCGTTGTCGTACGCGTGCCCCGGGGCCTTCATCGATCGCAGGGCGTCGGCGTCGATTCCCGGGGTGAAGATGTCGGGCCCGATCAGCCAGTCCGCCTCATCGGCCGACTGCTTCAGCGACCATTGTTTGACCAGCGACCCGAAGACGTCCGACATGGATTCGTTCAGGGCCCCGGACTGGTTGTGATACTTGAGTCCCGCGGTGAACTCGGTGACTCCGTGTGTCAGCTCATGGCCGATCACGTCGACGGATCCGGTGAAGTCGGAGAACATCCTTCCGTCCCCGTCACCGAAGACCATCTGCTGCCCGTCCCAGAAAGCGTTGTTGAACCTTTCACCGAAGTGGGCGAACGCGTCCAGGCGCATCCCCTGGCCGTCGATCGAATTGCGGTTGAACACCGCCTTGTAGAAATCGCGTGTCGTTCCGAGTCCGCCGAATGCACGGTTGACGGAATCGTCCGGGGACTCCGGGCCGTCCTCCGACCGGGCGAGAACAGCAGAAGGGAGGAAGGTGCCGTTCTGGCAGTCGAAGACGGTCCGCCGGCCGTTGCCGGGGGCGGCAGCGGCACCGGCGAAGGACGCCCGGATCCCTCGCTCACCGCGCAACCGAGCGGTGGTCAGCATGGTGTTCAGCGCCATCTGGCGCACTTCGCTGTCATCGCTGCTCAGGAGCTTTTCGAGCAGGTGCGGGGGGATGATGCAATGGAGGTGGGAGGTCCTGATCATGGGACACCTCGCGTACATGAGGAGAGGCGGGGAAACCTCGCTCATCGGATGTTGTTGGGTGGTTGTTCTCCGCGTTCGGAACAATCACGCCGATCCCGACTGGAGCTCGCCCTCGTCGATCGTCTGCGCCGGAGGCGGCGCATCGACGGTGTCGATCGCCAGGCGGACGGTTTACTGTGACCGGGCAATCGCGTCTGACGCGCCGGGCCCCACCTGCTCCGCACCTCTGTACGGCGAGGTGAATTCCGGGATGCCGGCTCAGCCGTGTAGCGAGCGGTCTCACTGTCTCTGCTTCGTGCGCATGACCGAAGAGGTGAGAACCGTGTCTACTTCGAGTATCCGCTCGGTGCCATCGACGCGCACCCCGGGCGAGGCTCTCTTTCCGAGGATGACGCGGACCCGGCCGAAAGCTTCCTCAGGCAACAACTTCCGTGCACGCTCGGTCACTTCGGACACGAGGTCGATGGTCGCGGCCATGCCGTCGTTCTCCACGACCTCATGTAATTGCCGAGGAAACAATTCTGGTGACGAACCGTTGACGTTTCCGTCACCGGCTCTCGGCGCTTACCGATCCCGCTCCGGCAGGCCTTGCTCCTCCGTCCCTCGCCCCACCGGCCCCTCGGCGAATCCCCGAGCTGGAGCGAGGGGACGATCGTCGCGGACCAGCAGAGTTGCTGTATCTTCCACCGGTCCCCGCAAGTCCACTGTGAAACCGGCCTGTTCGAGTGCGATGGCTCCGTGCATGCTCGCCATGGCCGGGACGAGCCGGGCGGAGGCGATATCCACGGGCACGACCTCGGTTCGGTTGGTGACGGCCTCCAGATCGCTCAGCCCTTGCCCCTCGGACAGCTTGATCCGCGCCCAGAAGACGGGGCGGTTCTCCGCTGCGGCGCGGGTGAACACGGGGTGAGCCGCGGTACGCAACCCGGCTTCCCTCGCGAACCCACGCTCCTGAGGATTTTCGCCCACGAAGACGCACTCGTCGGCCGCCGAGGGAGGCGCGCCTTCGCCCGCCGTGCCGGCGACCGCCTCGTCGAAGATCTCCCGGCTGTCTTTGGAACCCCAGTGCACGAGCGCGTCGTCCGTGAAACGGCCGGGGAATGCCTCCCGCAGAGCGGAGAAGGCGCGCTCCGCGGCACCCTGATCGGGGCCGGGGTTGGAAATGACACCCTTGCGTACGTCGCGGAAGTCATCGAGCACGGCGAGGACACGCGGTCGGGGCAGTAGCCTCAGCGAACCGTCTGCCTCCATGCGGGCGTCCGCCAGGGTCGCTCCTATGTCGAAGAAGAGCACGGGCATCTCGATGCCTCCGCGATCTGAATCCGTATCCGGAATCGGCACGCGCCCAAGTCGAACGGTCGTGGCGGTAAGGCCCGTTCGGGAAGGAACGGGGCCGGAGAAGCGGGTGTCTCGCCACTCCGGGAATTCCGAGGGCCCGTGCCGTCGGCCTGCAGCGACACCGACGCTCCGAGAACGGACTCCCGCCAGTCCATCGTCCCCCCTAGGTTGCGCTTTCGCATCCTGGGATGTACACGGATTCCGTTCGCCTTCAGACAGTTGAAGTAGGTACGGAGTACGGGTGGCGCTGCGTGGATGCGAACGGGGGACGGCCGGCCGCCCGAAGGGAGGCCGGCCGTCGAGGCCGGTGGCGGCAGAGGTCAGTACCGGTTCCCGATCTCCGGTGGCCGGGTGAGAGAGTGCAG includes:
- a CDS encoding M4 family metallopeptidase — its product is MIRTSHLHCIIPPHLLEKLLSSDDSEVRQMALNTMLTTARLRGERGIRASFAGAAAAPGNGRRTVFDCQNGTFLPSAVLARSEDGPESPDDSVNRAFGGLGTTRDFYKAVFNRNSIDGQGMRLDAFAHFGERFNNAFWDGQQMVFGDGDGRMFSDFTGSVDVIGHELTHGVTEFTAGLKYHNQSGALNESMSDVFGSLVKQWSLKQSADEADWLIGPDIFTPGIDADALRSMKAPGHAYDNALFGRDPQPDHMEDFVRLPDTEKGDLGGVHVNSGIPNKAFFLTASRIGGFAWEAPGLIWFESLKASNTETQFQEFANTTYRKAAELFGDDSTEQLSVLAAWQDVGIQISGILAGVARARSLAANRNGGAGGDKGMATVSRQIGALAAQVTGLARDVTALKSK
- a CDS encoding protealysin inhibitor emfourin: MRVTWEAQGGQAAAIRLGLPPKVLDTDALPESAEGELDRLVAAAAPEAGQDRPSRARDAMSYTVTVEDGGRSTALTQSEAAMSPAFAALLGWLEQHIAEQ
- a CDS encoding HAD family hydrolase, yielding MPVLFFDIGATLADARMEADGSLRLLPRPRVLAVLDDFRDVRKGVISNPGPDQGAAERAFSALREAFPGRFTDDALVHWGSKDSREIFDEAVAGTAGEGAPPSAADECVFVGENPQERGFAREAGLRTAAHPVFTRAAAENRPVFWARIKLSEGQGLSDLEAVTNRTEVVPVDIASARLVPAMASMHGAIALEQAGFTVDLRGPVEDTATLLVRDDRPLAPARGFAEGPVGRGTEEQGLPERDR